A single Curtobacterium sp. MCSS17_015 DNA region contains:
- a CDS encoding MFS transporter — translation MTTPSDRRGWLSVLSVALGSFVLVLSEFLPIGLLPSIARDLDVDTGTAGLMVVFTGLTGAVAAPVVTVATSRLDRRTVLLALTVLLVVADALAALAPTFGVLLVARMLLGVGIGGFWAIGAGIAGRLVAPSAVIRATSFITAGVSVATVVSLPLGAFVSSLASWRLAFVIGGALGLVALVLQVMMLPSIPSSQRVRFSTLAGLLRVQRARVGLIAAAFLFVAQFAAYTYVAPYLEELVRVGPDTVTLALLVFGIAGIAGNFVAGVTLSRNVIGTIGVAKIVLAAAVVLLPFAAHSVVGVFALLLVWGFVWGALPLGTQTWMSTASPAGAESGLALFVTTIQLAIAAGSVLGGAAVTSFGLSADFWFSGAVAVVGAVVLLTLGLRRSSAVPQAEAPTHPTPVVAPAD, via the coding sequence ATGACCACCCCTTCGGACCGCCGCGGCTGGCTGAGCGTCCTGTCGGTCGCCCTCGGCTCGTTCGTCCTCGTCCTCTCGGAGTTCCTGCCCATCGGTCTGCTGCCGTCGATCGCCAGGGACCTCGACGTCGACACCGGCACGGCGGGACTCATGGTGGTGTTCACGGGCCTCACCGGGGCCGTGGCCGCTCCGGTCGTCACGGTCGCGACGTCACGCCTGGACCGCCGGACGGTCCTGCTCGCCCTGACGGTCCTGTTGGTGGTGGCGGACGCCCTCGCGGCACTCGCGCCGACCTTCGGCGTCCTGCTCGTCGCCCGGATGCTCCTCGGCGTCGGCATCGGCGGGTTCTGGGCGATCGGCGCGGGCATCGCCGGGAGGCTCGTGGCACCGTCCGCGGTGATCCGTGCGACCTCCTTCATCACCGCGGGGGTCTCCGTCGCCACGGTGGTGAGCCTGCCGCTCGGCGCCTTCGTGTCGTCGCTGGCCAGCTGGCGGCTCGCGTTCGTGATCGGTGGCGCGCTGGGGCTGGTGGCGCTGGTGCTCCAGGTGATGATGCTGCCGAGCATCCCGTCGTCGCAGCGGGTCCGGTTCTCGACACTCGCGGGCCTGCTCCGGGTCCAGCGTGCCCGCGTCGGCCTCATCGCGGCCGCGTTCCTCTTCGTCGCGCAGTTCGCTGCCTACACCTACGTCGCCCCGTACCTGGAGGAGCTCGTCCGGGTCGGTCCGGACACCGTCACCCTGGCGCTGCTCGTGTTCGGGATCGCTGGCATCGCCGGGAACTTCGTCGCCGGCGTCACGCTGAGCCGGAACGTCATCGGCACCATCGGTGTCGCGAAGATCGTGCTCGCCGCGGCCGTGGTCCTGCTGCCCTTCGCCGCACACTCGGTCGTCGGGGTGTTCGCGCTGCTCCTGGTCTGGGGATTCGTCTGGGGTGCGCTGCCACTCGGGACGCAGACGTGGATGTCGACCGCCTCGCCGGCGGGCGCGGAGAGCGGGCTGGCGTTGTTCGTCACGACGATCCAGCTCGCGATCGCCGCGGGGTCGGTGCTCGGCGGCGCGGCGGTGACCTCGTTCGGCCTCTCGGCGGACTTCTGGTTCTCCGGAGCGGTCGCCGTGGTGGGAGCGGTCGTGCTGCTGACACTGGGCCTGCGCCGGTCGAGCGCGGTCCCGCAGGCCGAGGCGCCGACGCACCCCACGCCGGTCGTGGCACCAGCGGACTGA
- a CDS encoding potassium transporter TrkG: MRGPFRRLRVLAQPSRVIAAAFAAAILVGTVLLLLPVSTTPGNRATVVEALFTATSALCVTGHVVVDTGTFWSPFGQVVILALIQVGGFGVMSLATLLGLLVARRLGLRTRLTAVSETHGVGPGDVARVLRGVGLITVVVEASVAVLLTARWALAYDESPGRALWLGVFHSISGFNNAGFALRADSLVSYAADPWICLPICAAIILGGLGFPVIMELRRRFLVPRTWTLNTTTVVVGTVVLLVVGAATITALEWRNPATLGAYDPLQRLLVGFTAGVMPRTAGFNNIDIGAMHPASWLVTDVLMFIGTGPAGTGGGLKITTFAVLLFIVIAELRGDTAVNMFNKRLPRSTHREALTVALLSVALVVTSTFVIMLMTDVRLDRVLFEVISAFSTVGLSTGITADLPAAAQLVLVALMFIGRLGPVALGSALALSRGTRVYELPKERPIIG, from the coding sequence GTGCGAGGACCGTTCCGCCGACTGCGCGTCCTCGCGCAGCCGAGCCGGGTGATCGCGGCCGCCTTCGCCGCCGCGATCCTCGTCGGCACGGTCCTCTTGCTCCTGCCGGTGTCGACGACCCCCGGCAACCGGGCGACCGTGGTCGAGGCGCTCTTCACCGCGACGAGTGCCCTGTGCGTGACCGGCCACGTCGTCGTCGACACCGGGACGTTCTGGTCACCGTTCGGGCAGGTGGTCATCCTGGCGTTGATCCAGGTCGGTGGGTTCGGGGTGATGTCCCTCGCGACACTGCTCGGGCTGCTCGTGGCCCGGCGACTCGGCCTGCGGACCCGCCTCACAGCCGTGAGCGAGACCCACGGCGTCGGGCCGGGGGACGTGGCGCGCGTCCTCCGCGGTGTCGGGCTCATCACCGTGGTGGTCGAGGCGTCGGTGGCTGTGCTGCTCACCGCACGGTGGGCACTCGCGTACGACGAGTCACCAGGCCGTGCGCTCTGGCTCGGCGTCTTCCACAGCATCTCCGGGTTCAACAACGCCGGCTTCGCGCTCCGGGCGGACAGCCTGGTCAGCTACGCCGCCGACCCCTGGATCTGCCTGCCGATCTGCGCCGCCATCATCCTCGGCGGGCTCGGGTTCCCGGTCATCATGGAGCTGCGCCGCCGGTTCCTCGTCCCGCGCACGTGGACGCTCAACACGACGACGGTCGTCGTCGGCACCGTCGTGCTGCTCGTCGTCGGAGCCGCGACCATCACGGCCCTGGAGTGGCGCAACCCGGCGACGCTCGGTGCCTACGATCCGCTGCAGCGCCTCCTGGTCGGGTTCACCGCCGGCGTCATGCCGCGCACGGCGGGGTTCAACAACATCGACATCGGCGCGATGCACCCGGCGAGCTGGCTCGTGACGGACGTGCTCATGTTCATCGGCACCGGACCGGCCGGGACCGGTGGTGGGCTGAAGATCACCACGTTCGCGGTGCTCCTCTTCATCGTGATCGCAGAACTGCGCGGTGACACCGCCGTCAACATGTTCAACAAGCGGCTGCCGCGGTCGACGCACCGGGAGGCCCTCACCGTCGCGCTCCTGTCCGTCGCGTTGGTCGTCACCTCCACGTTCGTCATCATGCTCATGACCGACGTCCGGCTCGACCGCGTCCTGTTCGAGGTGATCTCCGCCTTCTCGACGGTCGGACTGTCGACCGGGATCACTGCGGACCTGCCGGCGGCGGCGCAGCTCGTCCTCGTGGCACTGATGTTCATCGGCCGTCTCGGGCCGGTCGCGCTCGGTTCCGCGCTCGCCTTGTCCCGGGGCACCCGCGTCTACGAACTCCCGAAGGAGCGTCCGATCATTGGTTGA
- the der gene encoding ribosome biogenesis GTPase Der codes for MAQLDDRSDDDFPEYDDSLGERLADIDEAEADQRASALRAGLEDYELDDEDIALLEAGKLGVDGVAYLPALPVLAIVGRPNVGKSQLVNRILGRREAVVQDTPGVTRDRVSYKAEWNDKRFTIVDTGGWEPDAKGINASVAAQAEVAIDLADAVLFVVDVTVGITATDEHVVKMLRGTDRPVIVVANKSDDERRDLEAHALWNLGLGEPHPVSALHGRGVADLLDLIIATLPDVSAVAKQEIGGPRRVAILGRPNVGKSSLLNKAAGEERVVVNELAGTTRDPVDEQIELGGKTWRFVDTAGIRKRVHMQQGADFYASLRTTAALEKAEVAVVVLDVTEPVSVQDLRIIDLVLESGRALVLAYNKWDLLDDERRRYLEREIEQDLAHVAWAPRVNISARTGRHLEKLVPALETALESWDTRIPTGKVNAFVAELVQEHPHPVRGGKQPRILFATQASSQPPTFVLFTSAFLDPQYRRFITRRLREVWGFDGTPIVVNMRVRERRKR; via the coding sequence ATGGCGCAGCTGGACGACCGAAGCGACGACGACTTCCCCGAGTACGACGACTCCCTCGGCGAGCGGCTCGCTGACATCGACGAGGCCGAAGCGGACCAGCGTGCGAGCGCGCTCCGCGCCGGGCTCGAGGACTACGAGCTCGACGACGAGGACATCGCGCTCCTCGAAGCCGGCAAGCTCGGTGTCGACGGGGTCGCGTACCTGCCGGCCCTCCCGGTGCTCGCGATCGTCGGACGGCCGAACGTCGGCAAGTCGCAGCTCGTGAACCGCATCCTCGGCCGCCGTGAAGCCGTCGTGCAGGACACGCCGGGCGTCACGCGAGACCGGGTCAGCTACAAGGCCGAGTGGAACGACAAGCGCTTCACCATCGTCGACACCGGCGGATGGGAGCCCGACGCGAAGGGCATCAACGCCTCGGTCGCCGCTCAGGCCGAGGTCGCGATCGACCTCGCCGACGCGGTCCTCTTCGTCGTGGACGTCACGGTCGGCATCACCGCGACCGACGAGCACGTCGTCAAGATGCTGCGCGGCACCGACCGCCCCGTGATCGTCGTCGCCAACAAGTCCGACGACGAGCGCCGCGACCTCGAGGCCCACGCGCTGTGGAACCTCGGGCTGGGCGAGCCGCACCCGGTGTCGGCCCTGCACGGTCGCGGTGTCGCAGACCTGCTCGACCTCATCATCGCGACGCTGCCGGACGTGTCCGCGGTCGCGAAGCAGGAGATCGGTGGGCCGCGTCGCGTGGCGATCCTCGGACGCCCGAACGTCGGCAAGAGCTCGCTGCTCAACAAGGCCGCCGGCGAGGAGCGCGTCGTCGTCAACGAGCTCGCGGGGACGACCCGTGACCCGGTCGACGAGCAGATCGAGCTCGGCGGCAAGACCTGGCGCTTCGTCGACACCGCGGGTATCCGCAAGCGCGTGCACATGCAGCAGGGCGCCGACTTCTACGCTTCGCTCCGCACGACGGCCGCGCTGGAGAAGGCCGAGGTCGCCGTCGTCGTCCTCGACGTCACGGAGCCGGTCTCGGTGCAGGACCTCCGCATCATCGACCTCGTGCTCGAGTCCGGACGCGCCCTCGTCCTCGCCTACAACAAATGGGACCTGCTCGACGACGAGCGACGCCGCTACCTCGAGCGCGAGATCGAGCAGGACCTGGCGCACGTCGCCTGGGCTCCTCGTGTGAACATCTCGGCCCGTACCGGACGTCACCTCGAGAAGCTCGTGCCCGCCCTCGAGACCGCACTCGAGTCGTGGGACACCCGCATCCCGACGGGCAAGGTCAACGCCTTCGTCGCCGAACTCGTGCAGGAGCACCCGCACCCGGTGCGCGGCGGCAAGCAGCCCCGCATCCTGTTCGCCACGCAGGCGTCGAGCCAGCCGCCGACCTTCGTCCTGTTCACGTCGGCGTTCCTCGACCCGCAGTACCGCCGCTTCATCACCCGACGTCTCCGCGAGGTCTGGGGCTTCGACGGCACTCCGATCGTGGTCAACATGCGCGTCCGCGAGCGCCGGAAGCGCTGA
- a CDS encoding RecQ family ATP-dependent DNA helicase, producing MSSAAASSVPPAAGVAPTAGPTAAADAAPSAGPAPSAAIAAEAQEALQALTGRVDAVFHPGQLEAISALVEHRQRALVVQRTGWGKSAVYFLATLLLRRRGGGPTVLVSPLLALMRDQVAAAARAGVRAVSINSANAHEWTETQAALARDEVDVLLVSPERLNNPKFRDEQLPALIGRMGMLVVDEAHCISDWGHDFRPDYRRLAELIRSLPHGVPVLATTATANERVVEDVAEQLTAGPDDPVFTIRGSLARASLRLGVLTLPDARARLGWLLAHLGDLPGSGIIYTLTVSAAEDIARLLRESGYAVRAYTGRTDNEEREQLEGQLKGNELKALVATSALGMGFDKPDLGFVVHIGAPSSPVAYYQQIGRAGRATDNADVLLLPGREDQEIWQYFASASMPTESRASAVLGALSPDSAMSTVALEGLVDIKRSTLELLLKVLDVDGAVRRVGGGWVTTGRPWEYDAARYERVAAARAAEAASMLAYESTSACRMQLLQQDLDDPSAEPCGRCDNCAGAWYPTDVSDADRSGAATALDQVGVEIAPRAQWPSGMASLGVAVKGKIPAGELVAPGRAVARLTDLGWGGPLRALFSPGTPDGPVSRELVDGCVRALKDWPWEVRPTGVVAMPSHSRPQLVSSLAQALSSIGRLQHLGTLDRDGGVPRGDGATNSAYRLSGVWDTFVVGPELAAALQAHEGPVLLVDDLVDSRWTITVAGRELRRAGASAVLPFALATVA from the coding sequence ATGAGTTCAGCTGCTGCTTCCTCCGTCCCGCCGGCTGCGGGGGTCGCGCCGACCGCGGGTCCGACCGCCGCCGCGGATGCGGCACCGTCGGCCGGTCCGGCACCATCGGCTGCGATCGCTGCCGAGGCACAGGAGGCCCTGCAGGCGTTGACCGGTCGGGTCGACGCCGTCTTCCACCCGGGGCAACTCGAGGCGATCTCCGCGCTCGTCGAGCACCGGCAGCGTGCCCTCGTCGTGCAGCGCACCGGATGGGGCAAGTCGGCGGTCTACTTCCTCGCGACCCTGCTGCTCCGGCGCCGGGGCGGCGGGCCGACCGTGCTCGTGTCGCCCTTGCTCGCGCTCATGCGGGACCAGGTCGCCGCGGCCGCGCGGGCCGGGGTGCGAGCGGTGTCCATCAACTCGGCGAACGCGCACGAGTGGACCGAGACGCAGGCCGCCCTCGCCCGCGACGAGGTCGACGTGCTCCTCGTCTCCCCCGAGCGGCTCAACAACCCGAAGTTCCGCGACGAACAGCTGCCCGCGCTCATCGGGCGGATGGGGATGCTCGTCGTCGACGAAGCGCACTGCATCTCCGATTGGGGGCACGACTTCCGGCCGGACTACCGGCGCCTGGCCGAGCTCATCCGCTCCCTGCCGCACGGCGTCCCGGTGCTCGCGACGACGGCGACCGCCAACGAGCGCGTGGTCGAGGACGTCGCCGAACAGCTCACGGCCGGCCCTGATGACCCGGTGTTCACCATCCGCGGGTCGCTCGCCCGGGCCTCCCTGCGGCTCGGCGTGCTCACGCTGCCCGATGCCCGTGCCCGGCTCGGCTGGTTGCTCGCGCACCTCGGCGACCTGCCCGGCAGCGGCATCATCTACACGCTCACGGTCTCAGCTGCCGAGGACATCGCCCGCCTGCTGCGCGAGTCCGGGTACGCGGTCCGCGCCTACACGGGCCGCACCGACAACGAGGAACGCGAACAGCTCGAAGGGCAGCTGAAGGGCAACGAGCTGAAGGCACTGGTCGCGACGAGTGCGCTCGGCATGGGGTTCGACAAGCCCGACCTCGGCTTCGTCGTGCACATCGGCGCGCCGTCCTCCCCCGTCGCGTACTACCAGCAGATCGGTCGTGCCGGCCGCGCGACGGACAACGCCGACGTGCTGCTGCTGCCCGGACGTGAGGACCAGGAAATCTGGCAGTACTTCGCCAGCGCGTCCATGCCGACCGAGTCGCGCGCCTCGGCAGTGCTCGGCGCGCTCTCCCCCGACAGCGCCATGTCGACCGTCGCCCTCGAAGGGCTCGTCGACATCAAGCGATCGACGCTCGAGCTCCTGCTCAAGGTGCTCGACGTCGACGGCGCCGTCCGTCGTGTCGGCGGGGGCTGGGTCACGACCGGCCGCCCGTGGGAGTACGACGCCGCCCGCTACGAGCGTGTCGCCGCTGCCCGTGCCGCCGAAGCCGCGTCGATGCTGGCGTACGAGTCGACCAGCGCGTGCCGGATGCAGCTGCTCCAGCAGGACCTCGACGACCCCTCGGCCGAACCGTGCGGCCGGTGCGACAACTGCGCCGGCGCCTGGTACCCGACGGACGTCTCCGACGCCGACCGCTCCGGCGCCGCGACCGCACTGGACCAGGTCGGCGTCGAGATCGCCCCGCGTGCGCAGTGGCCCTCGGGCATGGCGTCGCTCGGGGTCGCGGTGAAGGGGAAGATCCCGGCCGGCGAACTGGTCGCGCCGGGCCGTGCGGTCGCCCGCCTCACCGACCTCGGGTGGGGCGGGCCGCTCCGTGCGCTGTTCTCTCCGGGGACGCCCGACGGGCCGGTCTCGCGGGAACTCGTCGACGGCTGTGTCCGCGCGCTGAAGGACTGGCCATGGGAGGTCCGGCCGACCGGTGTCGTCGCGATGCCCTCACACTCCCGCCCGCAACTCGTCTCGTCGCTCGCGCAGGCCCTGTCGTCCATCGGGCGGCTGCAGCACCTCGGGACCCTCGACCGCGACGGCGGGGTTCCCCGTGGGGACGGTGCGACGAACAGCGCCTACCGACTGTCCGGCGTCTGGGACACCTTCGTGGTCGGTCCCGAGCTGGCAGCCGCACTGCAGGCGCACGAGGGGCCGGTGCTGCTCGTCGACGACCTGGTCGACAGCCGGTGGACGATCACCGTCGCGGGGCGCGAACTCCGCCGAGCCGGTGCATCGGCCGTGCTGCCGTTCGCGCTCGCCACGGTGGCCTGA
- a CDS encoding TrkA family potassium uptake protein, which produces MVDNPFSRKAASRTASAVAVIGLGRFGGALAVELARSGTEVLGIDTDEDIVQAHNGVLTHVVRADATRQATLDQLGLREFDRVVIGIGTDIQASILTTSLLKRMGGPTIWAKAISEQHGLILEQLAVDHVVYPEADMGRRVAHLVRGSMLDYVEFDQDLVVAKTVVPEEVVGHRLDESVLRRRFGITVVKIKGADGQWHSAAGDTVPQAGDTLIVIGPVARTERFCALR; this is translated from the coding sequence TTGGTTGACAACCCGTTCTCCCGCAAGGCGGCGTCCCGTACCGCCTCCGCCGTGGCCGTCATCGGCCTCGGACGCTTCGGCGGTGCACTCGCCGTCGAGCTCGCCCGGTCCGGCACCGAGGTCCTCGGGATCGACACCGACGAGGACATCGTGCAGGCGCACAACGGCGTCCTGACGCACGTCGTCCGCGCCGACGCCACCCGTCAGGCGACCCTCGACCAGCTCGGGCTGCGCGAGTTCGACCGTGTGGTCATCGGCATCGGGACCGACATCCAAGCGAGCATCCTCACGACGTCGCTGCTGAAACGGATGGGCGGGCCCACGATCTGGGCGAAGGCGATCAGCGAGCAGCACGGCCTCATCCTCGAGCAGCTCGCCGTCGACCACGTGGTGTACCCGGAGGCCGACATGGGGCGGCGCGTCGCGCACCTGGTACGCGGGTCGATGCTCGACTACGTGGAGTTCGACCAGGACCTCGTCGTGGCGAAGACCGTGGTGCCGGAGGAGGTCGTCGGCCACCGCTTGGACGAATCGGTCCTCCGACGGCGGTTCGGGATCACCGTGGTGAAGATCAAGGGTGCCGACGGGCAGTGGCACAGCGCCGCCGGGGACACAGTCCCGCAGGCCGGGGACACCCTGATCGTCATCGGGCCGGTCGCACGGACCGAACGGTTCTGCGCCCTGCGCTGA
- a CDS encoding MarR family transcriptional regulator: MPHAPSEGIDELLAASRGLLGVVARSLAPALEHVTVPQFRLIVLVTTLGPTRSGDLAERLAVGASTLTRIVDRLVEDGWVERLPSTESRREVLVGATGQGRALVADVMERRRVEIVGLLDAIPEAERASVVAGAAALRRAMHEPLVEEISAFGG; this comes from the coding sequence ATGCCACACGCACCATCAGAGGGCATCGACGAGTTGCTCGCAGCATCACGCGGACTGCTGGGAGTCGTCGCCCGGTCACTCGCACCCGCACTCGAGCACGTCACCGTCCCGCAGTTCCGCCTCATCGTCCTCGTGACGACCCTCGGTCCCACACGGTCGGGCGACCTCGCCGAGCGCCTCGCGGTCGGCGCGTCGACGCTCACGCGGATCGTCGACCGTCTCGTCGAGGACGGGTGGGTCGAGCGGCTGCCGAGCACCGAGAGCCGCCGCGAGGTCCTCGTCGGAGCGACCGGGCAGGGGCGCGCCCTGGTCGCGGACGTGATGGAGCGGCGCCGGGTCGAGATCGTCGGGCTCCTCGACGCGATCCCGGAGGCCGAGCGGGCGAGCGTCGTCGCGGGGGCGGCCGCGCTCCGGCGGGCGATGCACGAGCCGCTGGTGGAGGAGATCTCCGCGTTCGGTGGCTGA
- a CDS encoding cysteine hydrolase family protein: protein MPSTVLLVIDLQTGVVDGCFDVVAVLRRIARLVDRARAEGVPVVWVQDHEGFAEGTPGWELAEPLSRSEDEPLVRKHFRDSFAGTDLAEVLEGLGAEHLVVAGAQSDYCVRTTTQAAAVRGYDVTLVSDAHTTTDAEHDGVVITGEQIVAHTNMYFAGLRYPGRRFAAVKHVDVALTAEGGGCPGRIEA, encoded by the coding sequence GTGCCCTCGACCGTGCTGCTCGTCATCGACCTCCAGACGGGGGTCGTCGACGGGTGCTTCGATGTCGTCGCGGTGCTACGTCGGATCGCCCGTCTGGTCGACCGTGCGCGAGCGGAGGGCGTCCCCGTCGTCTGGGTCCAGGACCACGAGGGCTTCGCGGAGGGGACCCCTGGGTGGGAGCTGGCGGAGCCGCTGAGCCGGAGCGAGGACGAGCCGCTCGTGCGGAAACACTTCCGCGACTCCTTCGCGGGTACCGACCTGGCGGAGGTACTCGAAGGTCTGGGTGCCGAGCACCTCGTCGTCGCCGGCGCGCAGAGCGACTACTGCGTCCGCACGACCACGCAGGCAGCAGCTGTTCGAGGGTACGACGTGACGCTGGTCTCCGATGCCCACACCACCACGGACGCCGAGCACGACGGCGTCGTCATCACCGGTGAGCAGATCGTCGCCCACACCAACATGTACTTCGCGGGACTGCGGTACCCCGGTCGACGCTTCGCCGCCGTGAAACACGTCGACGTGGCCCTCACGGCGGAGGGCGGCGGCTGCCCTGGCAGGATCGAGGCGTGA
- a CDS encoding endonuclease/exonuclease/phosphatase family protein, whose protein sequence is MLRQADDRPTIGPVSPPDLHCMTLNLRRQVPRPAGHPDAWEHRRDAVVALVASEQPTVLAVQEALRPQAVDLATGIGERWEAVLLGRDRHGDGEAVGVLVDPERCTVVERRSWALSRRPLRPGSRAWATAFPRHAVGVVLDDHATGRRFLALATHLDVASPWARLRSAQLLGRIVAESGLPAVVMADFNAAAGSAPWRALADAGVSDTWGRASRQETPEVGTYAAYREPRADRPRIDGVLATEDAVVSRVAVSTRRPGGVWPSDHLAVHAVLSFGAPA, encoded by the coding sequence ATGCTCCGACAGGCCGACGACCGACCGACCATCGGGCCGGTGTCGCCTCCCGATCTGCACTGCATGACCCTCAACCTGCGCCGTCAGGTCCCTCGCCCTGCCGGGCACCCGGACGCGTGGGAGCACCGACGGGACGCCGTCGTCGCGCTCGTCGCCTCCGAGCAGCCGACCGTGCTCGCCGTCCAGGAGGCCCTGCGTCCGCAGGCGGTGGACCTCGCCACCGGCATCGGCGAACGCTGGGAAGCCGTCCTGCTCGGGCGGGACCGCCACGGGGACGGCGAGGCCGTCGGGGTCCTCGTCGACCCCGAGCGCTGCACCGTCGTCGAACGCCGCTCGTGGGCGCTCTCCCGCCGCCCGCTCCGCCCGGGCAGCCGCGCCTGGGCCACCGCCTTCCCCCGCCACGCGGTCGGGGTGGTCCTCGACGACCACGCCACCGGCAGACGCTTCCTCGCCCTGGCGACGCACCTCGACGTCGCCTCACCGTGGGCGCGGCTCCGGTCCGCGCAGCTCCTCGGCAGGATCGTGGCCGAATCCGGGCTGCCGGCCGTCGTGATGGCCGACTTCAACGCCGCCGCCGGGTCGGCGCCGTGGCGCGCGCTGGCGGACGCAGGCGTGTCCGACACCTGGGGGCGGGCCTCCCGTCAGGAGACGCCGGAGGTCGGGACGTACGCCGCCTACCGCGAGCCACGTGCCGACCGGCCGCGCATCGACGGTGTGCTCGCGACCGAGGACGCCGTCGTGTCCCGCGTCGCCGTGTCCACCAGACGGCCCGGGGGAGTGTGGCCCTCGGACCACCTCGCCGTGCACGCCGTCCTGTCGTTCGGAGCGCCCGCGTGA